The following are encoded together in the Arcticibacterium luteifluviistationis genome:
- a CDS encoding bifunctional 5,10-methylenetetrahydrofolate dehydrogenase/5,10-methenyltetrahydrofolate cyclohydrolase produces the protein MTIIDGKVISAQVKAELKIEVDKIIAVGGSVPHLAAVLIGDNGASESYVASKIKSCEQIGFKSTLVRRDASATEAEVLEIIDELNKDEDINGFIVQLPLPVHINVDKIIEAIDPKKDVDGFHPINIGRMAKGLPAYVSATPYGVLELMKRYDIETSGKHCVVVGRSQIVGLPMSILMQRNAYPGNCTVTLTHSRTQNLKEITLQADILVVALGRPEFITADMVKPGAVVIDVGLTRVEDASKKRGFALKGDVKFDEVSEKASFITPVPGGVGLMTVASLMYNTLLASKGEIYG, from the coding sequence ATGACCATAATAGACGGTAAAGTAATTTCGGCTCAAGTTAAAGCGGAGCTTAAAATTGAGGTAGATAAAATTATAGCAGTTGGAGGAAGTGTACCCCATTTGGCAGCAGTTCTGATTGGAGACAATGGAGCTAGCGAATCTTATGTGGCTAGTAAAATCAAATCTTGTGAGCAAATTGGTTTTAAGTCTACTTTGGTAAGAAGAGATGCAAGTGCTACCGAGGCGGAGGTTTTAGAGATTATTGACGAGTTAAATAAAGACGAAGATATTAATGGTTTTATAGTGCAGCTGCCTTTACCTGTACATATCAATGTTGATAAAATTATTGAGGCTATTGACCCTAAAAAGGATGTTGATGGTTTTCACCCGATAAATATTGGCCGTATGGCTAAAGGGCTTCCTGCTTATGTTTCTGCTACGCCTTATGGTGTTTTGGAGCTTATGAAGCGTTATGATATAGAAACTTCTGGAAAGCACTGTGTGGTGGTAGGAAGAAGTCAAATAGTAGGATTACCGATGAGTATTTTAATGCAAAGAAATGCTTATCCAGGAAACTGTACGGTTACATTAACGCATAGTAGAACTCAGAATCTTAAAGAAATTACACTTCAAGCCGATATTTTGGTAGTGGCTCTTGGTCGCCCAGAATTCATCACTGCAGATATGGTAAAGCCAGGAGCAGTAGTAATAGATGTAGGACTTACACGTGTAGAAGACGCCTCTAAAAAGCGTGGTTTTGCACTAAAAGGCGATGTGAAGTTTGACGAAGTATCTGAAAAAGCAAGTTTCATTACACCGGTACCAGGTGGCGTAGGACTTATGACCGTAGCTTCATTGATGTACAATACGCTTTTGGCTTCTAAGGGGGAGATTTATGGCTAG
- a CDS encoding uridine kinase family protein, which produces MLIGIGGVSRSGKSTLANLLVTYFRKNGKKAIIFHQDDFVFPETEIPKVRDKTDWESPSSIDHDLLFELVEEFNTRFEVVIVDGLFAFYDENLNDLYDKRLFVKISKRSFFIRKVADNRWGYIPTWFVDHIWKSFLKYGNDKNIKGDYITVSGEDEFDMEKVRKYVD; this is translated from the coding sequence ATGCTTATAGGAATAGGTGGCGTAAGCCGTTCGGGGAAAAGTACCTTGGCGAATTTGTTGGTGACTTACTTTAGAAAAAATGGTAAGAAAGCCATCATTTTTCATCAAGATGACTTTGTTTTTCCGGAAACTGAAATCCCGAAAGTAAGAGATAAAACGGATTGGGAGTCACCTAGTTCTATCGATCATGATTTGCTTTTTGAGTTAGTAGAAGAGTTTAATACTCGGTTTGAGGTGGTGATAGTGGACGGTCTTTTCGCTTTTTATGATGAGAACCTGAATGACCTTTATGATAAAAGGCTGTTTGTCAAGATTTCAAAACGTAGTTTTTTTATAAGAAAAGTGGCTGATAATAGGTGGGGGTACATTCCTACTTGGTTTGTGGACCATATCTGGAAGTCTTTCTTAAAATACGGAAACGATAAAAACATTAAAGGCGACTATATCACGGTGTCGGGCGAAGATGAGTTTGACATGGAAAAAGTGAGAAAGTATGTGGACTAG
- a CDS encoding DUF6364 family protein: MSSTKLTLTIKDASIIEEAKAYSKETGRSLSNMFENYLKTVLREKGEEGVKELPPLVKSLSGCVPLPEGKSDDDILWEALQEKFL; encoded by the coding sequence ATGAGCAGTACTAAACTTACATTGACAATAAAAGATGCTAGTATTATAGAAGAGGCGAAAGCTTATTCTAAGGAAACTGGTAGAAGTTTGTCTAACATGTTTGAAAATTATTTGAAAACTGTTTTGAGGGAGAAAGGAGAGGAGGGAGTGAAAGAGTTGCCTCCCTTGGTAAAATCATTGAGCGGATGCGTACCTCTGCCTGAAGGGAAAAGTGATGATGATATACTCTGGGAGGCACTTCAAGAAAAGTTTCTTTGA
- a CDS encoding carbon-nitrogen hydrolase, with protein MKVNVGLVQMSCVSDVETNIQKAIEKTREAAAKGANIVCLQELFTSLYFCDVETPENFNLAEAIPGPTTERFQAVAKELNIVIIASLFEKRAKGLYHNTTAVIDADGEYLGKYRKMHIPDDPGYYEKYYFTPGDLGYKVWDTKFGRIGVLICWDQWYPEAARITSLMGAEILFYPTAIGWDTTEKSEVINKEQYEAWQTIQRSHAIANGVHVVSVNRVGQEAEQQFWGGSFVANPHGRLLYLASHDKEEVHVQEIDSEVTEYYRTTWPYLRDRRIDSYKPITKRYID; from the coding sequence ATGAAAGTAAACGTAGGTTTGGTGCAGATGAGTTGTGTTTCTGATGTGGAAACCAATATTCAAAAAGCAATAGAGAAAACTAGAGAAGCGGCCGCAAAGGGTGCCAATATTGTTTGTCTTCAAGAGCTTTTTACTTCGCTATATTTTTGTGATGTAGAGACACCTGAAAATTTCAATTTGGCGGAAGCCATCCCAGGCCCTACCACAGAACGTTTTCAGGCGGTAGCCAAAGAACTGAATATCGTGATCATAGCTTCGCTTTTTGAGAAAAGAGCCAAAGGGCTTTATCATAATACCACCGCCGTTATTGATGCAGATGGTGAATATTTGGGTAAATACCGTAAAATGCACATTCCAGATGACCCAGGATATTATGAGAAGTATTATTTCACTCCAGGCGATTTAGGTTATAAAGTTTGGGATACCAAATTTGGTAGAATTGGCGTATTAATTTGCTGGGACCAATGGTACCCAGAAGCTGCCAGAATTACCTCTTTAATGGGTGCTGAGATTTTGTTTTATCCTACGGCAATAGGCTGGGATACTACAGAGAAAAGCGAAGTCATTAATAAAGAACAATATGAAGCGTGGCAAACTATACAAAGAAGCCATGCGATAGCAAACGGTGTGCACGTAGTTTCTGTCAACAGAGTAGGGCAAGAGGCCGAGCAGCAATTTTGGGGAGGTTCTTTTGTAGCTAACCCACACGGAAGATTGCTTTATTTAGCTTCGCATGATAAAGAGGAAGTACATGTACAGGAAATAGACTCTGAAGTTACCGAGTATTACCGCACCACCTGGCCATACCTTAGAGATAGACGCATAGATAGCTATAAGCC
- a CDS encoding GlsB/YeaQ/YmgE family stress response membrane protein yields MEFIWFLLIGAVSGWLAGQVWKGAGFGLIGNIVVGILGSIVGGWLAGNLGIGGEGLLGRILISAGGAWLLLFIISLVKKA; encoded by the coding sequence ATGGAATTCATCTGGTTTTTATTAATTGGAGCTGTTTCGGGCTGGCTCGCTGGTCAGGTTTGGAAAGGAGCTGGATTTGGACTTATCGGAAATATCGTCGTAGGTATTCTTGGCAGCATTGTAGGAGGTTGGCTAGCTGGTAATTTAGGAATTGGAGGAGAAGGTCTTTTAGGTCGGATTCTAATTTCGGCTGGAGGGGCTTGGCTTTTGCTCTTTATTATCAGCCTTGTCAAAAAAGCCTGA
- a CDS encoding GNAT family N-acetyltransferase, whose product MESVTIQIINSDSPLYKDELKLRDEILRKPINLKIENDDLSDEVNQIHFVALLDTAVVGVVVLKIEGQVGKLRQMAVNPEIQGKQIGRKLVNALEAYAKENGIKEIKLHARHYASVFYEKLGYANTSKPAFEEVGMKHFEMAKVL is encoded by the coding sequence ATGGAAAGCGTAACAATACAAATCATCAATTCTGACAGTCCACTCTATAAAGATGAACTAAAACTAAGAGACGAAATTTTAAGGAAACCCATTAATCTTAAGATAGAAAATGATGATTTGAGTGATGAAGTTAATCAAATTCATTTTGTAGCTCTTTTAGATACTGCCGTAGTGGGTGTAGTGGTTTTGAAAATAGAAGGTCAGGTTGGCAAACTCCGACAAATGGCGGTCAATCCAGAAATTCAAGGAAAACAGATTGGCAGAAAACTAGTAAATGCTTTAGAGGCTTACGCCAAAGAGAATGGTATAAAAGAAATAAAACTACATGCTCGCCATTATGCTTCTGTTTTTTATGAAAAGTTGGGCTATGCCAATACATCCAAACCCGCTTTTGAAGAAGTAGGCATGAAACATTTTGAGATGGCAAAGGTTCTTTAA
- a CDS encoding 3-phosphoshikimate 1-carboxyvinyltransferase encodes MESILLKKNTHSYQGKIPLASSKSESNRALIINALCDFKGDLANLASARDTQTMIRLLKEDSETADVLDAGTTMRFLTAYFSSKGVKKLMTGTPRMQERPIGILVDALRTIGVEIDYLKNDGYPPHQIKGFKNQTSDTVTIRGDVSSQYISALLMIAPTLPKGLNINLTGEIGSIPYITMTIQLMASFGVTVKADWDAKTLSVAPQNYTPISYKIESDWSGASYWYSVVALSRHTDTKIELLGLKENSLQGDSAIVDIMKFLGVESTFTENGVLLTKIPNAESLTWDFANCPDLTQTVAVICAAKNIPAKYTGIESLKIKETDRVLALQNELKKIGGDLVEIETNHLYEVKGNPDITNITETPVFETYEDHRMAMAFAPLAMLIDVVIEEPDVVVKSYPEYWEHLSEVIEQQ; translated from the coding sequence ATGGAAAGCATTCTTCTCAAGAAAAATACGCATAGTTACCAAGGGAAAATACCTTTGGCTTCTTCAAAATCTGAAAGCAATAGAGCATTAATTATCAATGCACTCTGTGACTTTAAAGGAGACTTAGCGAACCTTGCTTCGGCTAGAGATACGCAAACAATGATTCGTCTTCTGAAAGAAGATTCTGAAACTGCCGATGTTTTAGATGCAGGAACTACCATGCGTTTTTTGACAGCTTATTTCTCTTCAAAAGGAGTTAAAAAGCTAATGACAGGTACGCCAAGAATGCAAGAACGACCAATAGGCATTTTAGTGGACGCTCTTAGAACCATTGGTGTAGAGATAGATTATTTAAAAAATGACGGCTATCCGCCGCATCAAATAAAAGGTTTTAAAAATCAAACGAGTGATACCGTAACTATTAGAGGTGACGTAAGTAGCCAGTACATCTCAGCTCTTTTGATGATTGCTCCTACTTTACCAAAAGGTTTAAACATCAACCTTACTGGTGAAATTGGTTCTATTCCATACATCACCATGACCATTCAATTAATGGCGTCATTTGGTGTAACAGTAAAAGCAGATTGGGATGCAAAAACACTTTCTGTAGCCCCTCAGAATTACACGCCAATTAGCTATAAAATAGAATCTGACTGGTCTGGTGCTAGTTACTGGTACAGTGTAGTGGCATTATCTCGTCATACAGATACCAAAATTGAGCTTTTAGGATTGAAAGAAAACTCACTTCAGGGAGATAGTGCTATTGTAGACATTATGAAGTTTTTAGGCGTGGAAAGTACGTTTACAGAGAATGGCGTTCTTTTGACTAAAATCCCTAATGCGGAGAGTTTAACATGGGATTTTGCAAATTGCCCTGACTTAACACAAACTGTAGCCGTAATCTGTGCTGCAAAAAACATCCCAGCTAAATATACGGGTATCGAAAGCTTAAAAATCAAAGAAACGGACCGCGTTTTAGCTCTTCAAAACGAACTGAAGAAAATAGGCGGCGACTTGGTAGAAATTGAAACTAATCATCTTTACGAGGTCAAAGGAAATCCTGATATCACTAACATAACAGAAACTCCGGTTTTTGAAACATATGAAGACCACAGAATGGCGATGGCCTTTGCTCCATTGGCCATGTTAATTGACGTAGTTATTGAAGAACCTGATGTAGTAGTTAAGTCTTACCCAGAATATTGGGAGCATTTAAGCGAAGTAATTGAACAACAATAG
- a CDS encoding FMN-binding glutamate synthase family protein, which produces MNFITSLPWWVYLVLIIVTIILRDILQKRHTIVHNFPLIGHIRYLLESIGPELRQYIVANNREELPFNRRQRSWVYASSKKENHYQGFGTDQDIHEAGYIFIKPALMPLKTDPNESFDKPCPSAKIMGAHREKPYRPKSIINISAMSYGSLSAAAVSALNQGANQFGCYHNTGEGGLSPYHKFGSDVCFHFGTGYFGVRDHDGNFDLDKMVALVKANPNIKMIEVKLSQGAKPGKGGVLPGSKITKELAEIRHVKVGEAVLSPASHSAFSNIPELVDFVETIAKHTGLPVGIKAAVGKLEMWEELAIMMKDTGFGPDFITIDGGEGGTGAAPPSFADHVSLPWVYAFSSVYKVFQRYGLTQRITFIGSGKLGMPESAIMALSMGVDIINVAREALMSIGCIQAQVCHTNRCPTGIATNNKWLEAGLDPALKSVRFANYMKNLTKEIMEITHACGYEHPSQFNMDDIDVSMGDNAHTAPLRLAYGYQKDEVVMAKD; this is translated from the coding sequence ATGAACTTCATCACATCATTACCTTGGTGGGTATATTTAGTCCTTATTATTGTCACTATCATTCTTAGAGACATACTTCAAAAAAGACATACCATTGTCCATAATTTCCCTTTAATAGGTCATATCAGATACCTTTTAGAAAGTATTGGACCAGAACTTAGACAATACATTGTAGCTAATAATAGAGAAGAACTCCCATTTAATAGAAGGCAAAGGTCTTGGGTATATGCATCTTCAAAAAAAGAAAATCATTATCAGGGTTTTGGAACCGACCAAGACATCCATGAAGCTGGCTATATTTTCATAAAGCCGGCTTTGATGCCCCTAAAAACAGACCCAAACGAATCTTTTGACAAGCCCTGCCCGTCGGCCAAAATAATGGGTGCTCACAGAGAAAAACCATATAGACCGAAATCTATCATTAATATCTCGGCAATGAGTTATGGTTCTCTTTCTGCCGCAGCCGTTTCTGCCCTTAACCAAGGAGCAAATCAATTTGGCTGCTACCATAACACAGGTGAAGGTGGACTTTCACCTTATCATAAATTTGGCTCGGATGTTTGCTTTCATTTTGGTACAGGTTACTTTGGCGTAAGAGACCATGACGGAAACTTTGATTTAGATAAAATGGTAGCCTTAGTTAAGGCGAATCCTAATATCAAGATGATTGAAGTGAAGCTTTCTCAAGGAGCAAAACCTGGCAAAGGTGGCGTACTTCCTGGTTCAAAAATCACAAAGGAATTAGCGGAAATAAGACATGTAAAAGTAGGTGAAGCCGTGCTTTCTCCTGCTTCTCATTCTGCTTTTAGCAACATTCCCGAATTAGTAGATTTTGTAGAAACCATAGCTAAACACACAGGCTTGCCCGTGGGAATCAAAGCTGCGGTAGGTAAACTAGAAATGTGGGAAGAGCTAGCCATTATGATGAAAGACACAGGTTTTGGCCCAGACTTTATTACCATAGATGGCGGTGAAGGGGGAACAGGAGCTGCTCCGCCGTCTTTTGCCGACCATGTATCATTACCATGGGTTTATGCTTTTTCTTCTGTCTACAAAGTCTTTCAGCGTTACGGACTTACACAAAGAATCACTTTCATAGGTTCTGGAAAACTAGGCATGCCTGAAAGTGCCATCATGGCTCTGTCTATGGGTGTTGATATTATTAATGTAGCTCGTGAGGCATTAATGTCTATTGGCTGTATTCAGGCTCAAGTCTGCCATACCAACAGATGCCCTACGGGAATTGCAACCAATAATAAATGGTTAGAAGCTGGTCTAGACCCAGCTTTAAAAAGTGTACGATTTGCCAACTACATGAAGAATTTGACAAAAGAAATCATGGAAATAACTCATGCCTGTGGTTACGAACACCCAAGTCAGTTTAACATGGACGATATTGATGTTTCTATGGGAGATAATGCTCACACGGCTCCGCTTAGATTGGCTTATGGCTACCAGAAAGACGAGGTGGTGATGGCTAAGGATTAA
- a CDS encoding Ldh family oxidoreductase, with translation MFDHKEIRKFTENVFMAIGCSEKDAKLSADVLISADLNGVDSHGVARLAGYVRLFDHGRLNTKPNIKIIHETPSTATVDGDKGLGLVVAPFAMNVAKEKAEKVGSGWVSVQNSNHFGIAGYHSSLALEKDMIGWAMTNAAPLVVPTFSKEKLLGTNPISVAIPANEQPAFLADFASTAVAYGKMEILQRQGKPAPMGWVQDADGKLTDNNNAVKEGGGLLPLGGDREHGSHKGYGLGSIVDIFSGVLSGANFGPWVPPFATAGFHGVAAEQVGKGTGHFLGAMRIDGFRPASDFKEHMDIWINRFRSAPAIDGEKVQIPGDQERNFRAERLQTGLPLNDKVVESLEELGKRFGIKF, from the coding sequence ATGTTTGACCATAAAGAAATTAGAAAATTCACTGAAAATGTTTTCATGGCCATTGGCTGTTCAGAAAAAGATGCGAAGCTTTCTGCTGACGTCTTGATTTCTGCTGACCTAAATGGTGTAGATTCTCACGGTGTGGCTCGTTTAGCGGGTTATGTAAGGTTGTTTGACCATGGTAGGTTAAACACTAAACCAAATATCAAGATAATTCATGAGACACCTTCTACTGCTACAGTGGATGGCGATAAAGGTCTTGGTTTGGTGGTAGCACCATTTGCCATGAATGTGGCCAAAGAAAAAGCGGAAAAAGTGGGAAGTGGCTGGGTTTCGGTTCAAAATTCAAATCATTTTGGGATAGCAGGTTATCACTCATCTTTGGCTTTAGAAAAAGACATGATAGGCTGGGCCATGACTAATGCCGCTCCGCTGGTAGTTCCTACTTTCTCAAAGGAAAAGCTTTTAGGTACAAACCCTATTTCGGTAGCCATACCAGCCAATGAGCAGCCAGCTTTTTTAGCTGATTTTGCATCAACGGCAGTAGCATACGGTAAAATGGAAATCCTTCAAAGGCAAGGTAAACCTGCTCCTATGGGTTGGGTGCAAGATGCTGACGGAAAACTGACAGATAATAATAATGCAGTGAAAGAGGGTGGAGGTTTGTTGCCTTTAGGTGGCGATAGAGAGCATGGAAGTCATAAAGGATACGGTTTAGGGTCTATAGTTGATATATTTTCCGGTGTCCTTTCAGGGGCAAATTTTGGGCCTTGGGTACCGCCATTTGCTACCGCAGGTTTTCACGGAGTAGCTGCCGAACAAGTAGGAAAAGGAACAGGGCACTTTTTAGGAGCCATGCGAATAGATGGTTTCAGACCGGCCTCAGACTTTAAAGAGCATATGGATATTTGGATAAACAGATTCCGCTCGGCACCTGCTATAGACGGAGAAAAAGTTCAAATCCCAGGCGACCAAGAGCGTAACTTTAGAGCAGAACGACTTCAAACAGGCTTACCACTGAATGATAAAGTGGTGGAGAGCTTAGAGGAATTAGGGAAGAGGTTTGGAATTAAGTTTTGA
- a CDS encoding type II toxin-antitoxin system VapC family toxin, with translation MNIFIDTNVILDVFHLRHPFYSASSDLLAKCEEGEYAGFMNLISLANIHYISSKIVGKQQSISNLKVLLGFIKITSSNSDLAKKALYSDFNDLEDALQHFSAATIDNIGAIITRDLNDFKASDIPVYSPSEFLKLNP, from the coding sequence ATGAATATTTTTATAGACACAAATGTAATTCTAGATGTTTTTCATTTGAGGCATCCTTTTTATTCTGCTTCATCTGATTTGTTAGCGAAATGTGAAGAAGGAGAATATGCAGGATTTATGAATTTGATTTCCCTTGCTAATATTCATTATATCAGTTCTAAGATTGTGGGAAAGCAACAGTCCATTTCCAATCTTAAGGTCTTGCTCGGCTTTATAAAAATAACCTCGTCTAATTCTGATTTGGCAAAAAAAGCATTGTATTCCGACTTCAATGACTTGGAAGATGCATTACAGCATTTTTCCGCAGCAACTATCGACAACATAGGAGCTATTATCACTAGAGATTTAAACGATTTTAAAGCTAGTGATATACCTGTTTATAGTCCCTCCGAATTCCTAAAACTTAATCCTTAG
- a CDS encoding carbohydrate-binding protein codes for MKTFSLSILCLCLFTGCSKKYLRSYQGTPYSDSQYLTGIQSIPGKVQCEYYDNGGANVAYYDTDDSNSGSGGLNPKDGTYLNEFRIDDAVDISYTKAGGIDDNPHNLVKPEMKQLYVGWTEAGEWTNYTIDVEKKGLYQIGVMYTANQNAEISLAINGIKKSGIINVPSTYAQADSIEWRQWHHWNYIKSISLMELKKGTQILTLRTVSTGQMNFDYLNFVRLD; via the coding sequence ATGAAAACGTTCTCCCTAAGTATTCTTTGTCTTTGCTTATTTACTGGCTGCTCTAAAAAGTATTTGCGAAGCTATCAAGGCACACCTTACTCCGATTCTCAATATTTGACTGGCATTCAAAGTATCCCAGGGAAGGTTCAATGCGAGTATTATGATAATGGCGGAGCCAACGTAGCCTATTATGACACCGACGACTCTAACTCAGGTAGCGGCGGACTCAATCCAAAAGATGGCACCTACCTCAATGAATTTAGAATAGACGATGCCGTGGACATTTCATACACCAAAGCCGGCGGAATAGACGACAACCCGCACAATTTGGTAAAACCAGAAATGAAACAACTTTATGTAGGTTGGACAGAAGCGGGAGAATGGACAAATTACACCATAGATGTTGAAAAAAAGGGGCTTTATCAAATAGGAGTCATGTACACCGCTAATCAAAATGCAGAGATTTCTTTAGCGATAAATGGTATTAAAAAATCTGGTATTATCAATGTTCCTAGCACATATGCTCAAGCTGATTCCATAGAATGGCGACAGTGGCATCACTGGAATTACATTAAGAGTATTTCTCTAATGGAGCTTAAAAAGGGAACACAAATTCTAACGCTTAGAACGGTCTCCACGGGTCAAATGAATTTTGATTATTTGAATTTTGTGAGGCTCGATTAA
- a CDS encoding DUF502 domain-containing protein, giving the protein MQKILKSLLNYFMRGLLFVAPVGFTLLLLYSAFDFVDSLGRIRFAADSQSQEYVIPGLGFLIVVGGTAFIGFVFTRLLPSTIQNWIENAIKNLPIIKIFYSAFKDLISAFVGDKKKFKHPVLVTLNKENSVNKLGFLTQESLEQIGEADMVSVYCPHSYAISGDMFIVPKTSIKMVNLSSAEAMKVIVSGGVSFSEKAS; this is encoded by the coding sequence ATGCAGAAAATTTTAAAATCCTTACTAAACTACTTCATGAGAGGGCTGCTTTTTGTAGCTCCTGTAGGCTTTACACTTCTTTTACTCTATAGTGCTTTTGATTTTGTTGATAGTTTAGGCAGAATACGTTTTGCGGCAGATAGTCAAAGCCAAGAATATGTTATTCCAGGTTTAGGATTTTTGATAGTGGTGGGTGGTACAGCCTTCATCGGATTTGTTTTTACACGTTTACTGCCAAGCACTATTCAAAACTGGATAGAAAACGCTATTAAAAATCTACCCATTATTAAAATTTTCTATTCTGCTTTTAAGGATCTGATATCTGCTTTTGTAGGCGACAAAAAGAAATTCAAACATCCAGTTTTGGTAACATTGAATAAAGAAAACAGTGTTAACAAACTCGGTTTTCTGACGCAAGAAAGCTTAGAGCAAATAGGCGAAGCAGACATGGTTTCGGTGTACTGTCCGCACAGTTACGCCATCTCTGGCGATATGTTTATAGTACCTAAAACAAGTATAAAAATGGTGAATTTATCTAGTGCTGAGGCCATGAAAGTAATAGTATCTGGTGGTGTTTCATTCTCTGAAAAAGCTTCATAA
- a CDS encoding DUF4139 domain-containing protein encodes MKSLSTVLILFISLVSFAQNVETNADIQNITVFTNRAQISSKVTANLKSGLSKIIISDLASTIDANSIQVGGRGDFILLSVNFEKDFISKKIQNLEDSLEYLQTEIDNTEMLLAVNKNEETMVMDNTKIKSDTDDLFADDLETMSKYFKKKLTDLGTQKLTLNAKKKALEAKKAAIQNQIKTDPSRNLPLGKIILTVKANKATVANLDLKYLVYGTGWKPNYDIRVANTESPVNIKYKAEVFQNTGVNWDKVTLRLSTAQVNSRTVKPELYPQYLNFYENRPPAPAAMRKSSINDGALMMAEESADMVSVGNYVAVSENMLNTQFDISIPYTINSGSTETVEIQDLNLNAKYTTYVVPKFDTNGFLVAEVSDWEKYNLMSAPAKIYLEGTFVGDSYLRTAGVEDKLKISLGRDERVEVKREAIKNYKSRKTFGSNVRESFGYEITLRNLKNKAINVSVEDQLPVSQNSDIEVEIEELNGGILDPEKGKITWELNIAPTQSRKLDLKYTVKYPKDKQVLNL; translated from the coding sequence ATGAAGTCCTTAAGCACAGTTTTAATACTTTTCATATCGCTAGTTTCCTTTGCACAAAATGTGGAAACCAATGCCGACATTCAAAATATTACCGTTTTTACAAATAGAGCTCAAATTAGCTCTAAAGTTACCGCCAATCTAAAAAGCGGGCTTTCAAAAATCATCATTTCTGATTTAGCTTCTACTATTGACGCTAACAGTATTCAGGTGGGTGGACGAGGCGATTTTATTCTACTATCTGTAAACTTTGAAAAAGACTTTATCTCTAAAAAGATTCAAAACCTTGAAGACTCCTTAGAGTATCTTCAAACTGAAATTGACAATACGGAGATGCTACTAGCCGTCAATAAAAATGAGGAAACAATGGTCATGGATAACACCAAAATCAAAAGTGACACAGATGATTTGTTTGCCGACGACTTAGAAACAATGAGCAAATATTTCAAAAAGAAATTGACTGACTTAGGAACTCAAAAATTGACTCTTAACGCGAAAAAGAAAGCATTAGAAGCCAAAAAAGCAGCTATCCAAAATCAAATAAAAACGGACCCTTCTAGAAATTTACCATTGGGTAAAATAATACTTACGGTAAAAGCCAACAAAGCCACCGTAGCAAATCTTGACCTAAAATACTTAGTTTATGGTACAGGTTGGAAACCAAATTATGATATAAGAGTGGCTAATACCGAAAGCCCTGTCAACATTAAATACAAAGCCGAGGTTTTTCAAAATACGGGTGTAAACTGGGACAAAGTTACCCTTAGACTTTCTACGGCTCAGGTTAATAGCAGAACTGTAAAACCAGAGCTTTATCCGCAATACCTTAATTTTTACGAGAACAGACCTCCCGCTCCCGCAGCCATGCGTAAAAGTTCTATAAATGATGGAGCTTTAATGATGGCAGAAGAATCTGCAGATATGGTGTCGGTGGGTAACTATGTAGCCGTATCTGAAAACATGCTAAACACCCAGTTTGACATCAGCATACCTTACACTATTAATTCAGGAAGTACCGAAACTGTGGAAATACAAGATTTAAACTTAAATGCTAAATACACTACTTACGTGGTGCCTAAGTTTGACACCAATGGCTTTCTGGTAGCAGAAGTTTCGGACTGGGAAAAATATAATTTAATGTCGGCTCCTGCCAAAATATATTTAGAAGGGACTTTTGTAGGCGATTCGTATTTACGCACTGCAGGTGTAGAAGATAAATTAAAAATAAGCTTAGGTAGAGACGAACGCGTAGAAGTTAAAAGAGAGGCTATTAAAAACTATAAGTCGAGAAAAACCTTTGGCTCTAATGTGAGAGAAAGCTTTGGTTATGAAATCACGCTGAGGAATTTAAAAAACAAGGCAATAAACGTTTCTGTGGAAGACCAATTACCTGTTTCACAAAATTCCGATATTGAGGTAGAAATTGAAGAGCTAAACGGTGGTATATTAGACCCTGAAAAAGGAAAGATTACGTGGGAGCTTAACATTGCACCTACTCAAAGCCGTAAACTTGACCTTAAATACACCGTGAAATATCCTAAAGATAAACAGGTGCTTAACCTTTAA